The following are encoded together in the Mesoterricola sediminis genome:
- a CDS encoding TetR/AcrR family transcriptional regulator has product MLGQKGPALDTKTAILHAALACFADHGYEGTSIRMIAERAGRPLSLLAHHFGNKENLYVEVFRYLFEWSMSSTPEAREPRDAAEAARFLREELHRTFKDMVQKHEDKNPLREQGTRLWLQEIREPRPALHDLIRNFAGPMATTIRNCLTVLRPDLNPDEIAFLGASIIGQVVGHGFMAGLNRIIWGDRPLPPVFQGAEILVEQTFHGLLREGAPAPVAAPARTRKAKA; this is encoded by the coding sequence ATGCTAGGCCAAAAAGGACCCGCCTTGGACACAAAGACCGCCATCCTCCACGCGGCACTCGCCTGCTTTGCCGACCACGGTTATGAAGGAACGAGTATCCGCATGATCGCGGAGCGCGCCGGCCGGCCCCTGTCCCTCCTCGCCCACCATTTCGGGAACAAGGAGAACCTCTACGTGGAGGTCTTCCGGTACCTCTTCGAATGGTCCATGTCCTCCACCCCCGAGGCGCGGGAGCCCCGGGACGCGGCGGAGGCCGCCCGGTTCCTCCGGGAGGAACTCCACCGCACCTTCAAGGACATGGTCCAGAAGCATGAGGACAAGAATCCCCTCCGGGAGCAGGGCACGCGCCTCTGGCTCCAGGAGATCCGGGAGCCCCGGCCCGCGCTGCACGACCTCATCCGGAACTTCGCCGGGCCCATGGCCACCACGATCCGCAACTGCCTGACGGTCCTGCGCCCCGACCTGAACCCGGACGAGATCGCCTTCCTGGGCGCCTCCATCATCGGCCAGGTGGTGGGCCACGGGTTCATGGCCGGCCTCAACCGCATCATCTGGGGGGACCGCCCCCTTCCGCCCGTGTTCCAGGGGGCCGAGATCCTCGTGGAGCAGACCTTCCACGGGCTGCTGCGCGAAGGGGCGCCCGCGCCCGTCGCGGCCCCGGCCCGGACCCGCAAGGCGAAGGCCTAG
- a CDS encoding MalY/PatB family protein, whose amino-acid sequence MYTPFPPPETRRATDSLKWKAYAGDVIPLWVADMDFAAPEPVLDALRTRLDHGILGYTDLAGAPETGAADLREVIVARLARRYGWEVAPEALVFVPGVVTGLNLACHALGGPGDEAVVQPPVYTPFLHAPGTAGMARRDAPLARDGDGTWRMDLDAFEAALGPRTRAWLLCNPHNPVGRAWRRDELEAAAERCLRAGVPMVSDEIHCDLLFEGRTHVPLASLGPEVARRTITLMAPSKTFNIAGLTCSFAVIPDPDLRRAYLQARRGLVPWVNLLGVVAAEAAYRHGQPWLDTVMAELEANRAALAAAMGRDLPGLAMAAPEATYLAWIDCRGAGLGEDPAGFFQARAKVALIGGETFGDEGRGHVRLNFGCRGELLQEALARMGAALRAR is encoded by the coding sequence ATGTACACGCCGTTCCCGCCCCCCGAGACCCGCCGCGCCACCGACAGCCTGAAGTGGAAGGCCTACGCCGGCGACGTGATCCCCCTCTGGGTGGCCGACATGGATTTCGCCGCGCCGGAGCCGGTGCTGGACGCCCTCCGGACCCGCCTGGACCACGGGATCCTCGGCTACACGGACCTGGCGGGGGCCCCGGAGACGGGTGCGGCGGACCTGCGGGAGGTGATCGTGGCGCGCCTGGCGCGGCGCTACGGCTGGGAGGTGGCGCCCGAGGCGCTGGTCTTCGTGCCGGGCGTCGTCACGGGGCTCAACCTGGCCTGCCACGCCCTCGGCGGGCCCGGGGACGAGGCGGTGGTCCAGCCTCCGGTGTACACGCCCTTCCTCCACGCGCCCGGCACCGCCGGCATGGCGCGCCGCGACGCGCCGCTGGCGAGGGACGGGGACGGGACCTGGCGCATGGACCTCGACGCGTTCGAGGCGGCCCTGGGGCCCAGGACCCGGGCCTGGCTCCTGTGCAATCCCCACAACCCCGTGGGCCGCGCCTGGCGCCGGGACGAGCTCGAGGCCGCGGCGGAGCGCTGCCTGCGGGCCGGCGTTCCCATGGTCTCGGACGAGATCCACTGCGACTTGTTGTTTGAGGGCCGGACCCACGTGCCCCTGGCCAGCCTCGGGCCGGAGGTGGCGCGGCGCACCATCACGCTCATGGCCCCCAGCAAGACCTTCAACATCGCCGGCCTCACCTGCAGCTTCGCGGTGATCCCCGATCCGGACCTCCGCCGCGCCTACCTCCAGGCCCGGCGGGGCCTCGTGCCCTGGGTGAACCTCCTGGGCGTCGTGGCGGCCGAGGCCGCCTACCGCCACGGCCAGCCCTGGCTGGACACGGTCATGGCGGAACTGGAGGCGAACCGCGCCGCCCTGGCGGCGGCCATGGGGCGCGACCTGCCGGGGCTGGCCATGGCCGCGCCGGAGGCCACCTACCTGGCCTGGATCGACTGTCGGGGCGCCGGCCTCGGCGAGGACCCGGCGGGCTTCTTCCAGGCGCGGGCAAAGGTGGCCCTCATCGGCGGCGAGACCTTCGGGGATGAGGGCAGGGGCCATGTGCGCCTGAACTTCGGCTGCCGGGGCGAGCTCCTCCAGGAGGCCCTGGCGCGCATGGGGGCGGCCCTGCGCGCGCGCTGA
- a CDS encoding serine/threonine-protein kinase, whose translation MSTDSDPRAPSASDPPAWALAPGCPRAGRFLIGPERGHGGMGRVHEAWDPLLRRRVALKRLAVRDPQHILRFMREANHQARVSHPAICPIHEVGTEGGEPYIVMRLVEGPPLSELRQDLPLRDLASLMAEVAGAVGAAHRAGLVHRDLKPQNILVEGEPGALRPWVVDFGLARDVARGDLTLTWACAGTPAFMSPEQARGAEPAPGDDLYSLGATLYAMLLGLPPYEATTVAGLVERQARGEAPPVRARRPDVPRDLETLVQTCIDPDPRRRYASAADLEADLRRFAAGGPIRARRVTPLDRLWRRILRHRKAAAAVAASLAVALGLLGWSLRVRAEAARQTEMATRFGLEAKGLEDLMRLERLMPPHDLRPAERRLQAGMGEIRKGMDALGRAAWGPGNYALGRIELALREDEAALGHLEAAWAAGFRTPECAYGLGTALARRFARRMVEVRLQDRSHTTVEAARRELMAQVGEKALAYFRLSRGQALDHPALGEAQIANLREEHGTCIAKCQEALRAAPWLSEARLLELQASRQRLSALDEATDTSARDRVIAEGDALAREALERAPSDSDLLGLALEDLTSRAIRESREGRPSDALFREGETLFARAMVLHPGDPGLVESYGRLRMRYGVHLGSHGGDPRPVYRETIALLERVPRIVSSDSLSLPLNWLFLAGAQAARGEDPRPALARARAGFPDQTPDIAEAGLVEARFLDARGQDPRPALRAALVAVDRLLGGAQVQAFYPLQIRGEILGHLARWEAAHGVDPAPTMAAAREATARSLAIKGGNVFALWDHALLEALEAERRAGRGEPWEAPWAAAQASARAAQEARADHFRSAWIVAEVWLARARILDRLGRDPEAALAEAARAARRGLGIHAASFELRLTLAEVRRRQGRPADAEREARAGLRAKPDAVALWRELARALDLQRRSPEEALARIRALNPGGQAEGQWTS comes from the coding sequence ATGTCGACCGATTCCGACCCGCGCGCTCCGTCCGCCTCCGATCCGCCCGCCTGGGCCCTGGCCCCGGGCTGCCCGCGGGCGGGCCGGTTCCTCATCGGGCCTGAGCGGGGCCACGGCGGCATGGGCCGGGTCCACGAGGCCTGGGATCCCCTGCTGCGCCGCCGGGTGGCCCTCAAGCGGCTGGCGGTCCGCGACCCGCAGCACATCCTGCGGTTCATGCGGGAGGCCAATCACCAGGCGCGGGTCAGCCATCCGGCCATCTGCCCCATCCACGAGGTGGGCACCGAGGGGGGCGAGCCCTACATCGTCATGCGGCTGGTGGAGGGACCTCCGCTCTCCGAGCTGCGCCAGGATCTGCCGCTGCGGGACCTGGCCTCCCTCATGGCGGAGGTCGCGGGGGCCGTGGGGGCCGCGCACCGGGCCGGCCTCGTCCACCGGGATCTCAAGCCCCAGAACATCCTGGTGGAGGGGGAGCCGGGCGCGCTCCGGCCCTGGGTGGTGGATTTCGGCCTGGCCCGGGACGTGGCCCGCGGCGACCTGACCCTGACCTGGGCCTGCGCCGGCACCCCGGCCTTCATGAGCCCCGAGCAGGCCCGGGGCGCGGAGCCCGCGCCCGGGGACGACCTCTACAGCCTGGGCGCGACCCTCTACGCCATGCTCCTCGGGCTGCCGCCCTACGAGGCCACGACGGTGGCGGGGCTCGTGGAACGCCAGGCCCGCGGCGAGGCTCCGCCGGTCCGGGCGCGGCGCCCCGACGTCCCCCGGGACCTGGAGACCCTCGTGCAGACCTGCATCGATCCGGACCCCCGGCGGCGCTATGCGTCGGCCGCCGATCTGGAGGCGGACCTGCGGCGCTTCGCCGCCGGCGGGCCCATCCGGGCCCGCCGGGTCACGCCCCTGGACCGCCTCTGGCGCCGGATCCTGCGGCACCGGAAGGCCGCCGCGGCGGTGGCGGCCTCGCTGGCCGTGGCGCTGGGGCTGCTGGGCTGGAGCCTCCGGGTGCGGGCCGAGGCGGCGCGCCAGACGGAGATGGCCACGCGGTTCGGGCTGGAGGCCAAGGGCCTCGAGGACCTGATGCGCCTGGAGCGCCTGATGCCGCCCCACGACCTGCGCCCCGCGGAACGGCGCCTCCAGGCCGGCATGGGAGAGATCCGCAAGGGCATGGACGCCCTCGGCCGCGCGGCCTGGGGCCCCGGCAACTACGCCCTGGGGCGCATCGAACTCGCCCTGCGCGAGGACGAGGCGGCCCTGGGCCACCTGGAGGCCGCCTGGGCCGCGGGCTTCCGCACCCCCGAATGCGCCTACGGCCTGGGCACGGCCCTGGCGCGCCGCTTCGCGCGGCGGATGGTGGAGGTGCGGCTCCAGGACCGGTCCCACACCACGGTGGAGGCGGCCAGGCGGGAGCTCATGGCCCAGGTGGGGGAGAAGGCCCTCGCCTACTTCCGGCTCAGCCGGGGCCAGGCCCTGGACCATCCCGCCCTGGGCGAGGCCCAGATCGCCAACCTCCGCGAGGAGCACGGGACCTGCATCGCCAAGTGCCAGGAGGCCCTGCGGGCCGCGCCCTGGCTGTCGGAGGCGCGGCTCCTGGAGCTGCAGGCCTCCCGGCAGCGCCTGAGCGCCCTCGACGAGGCCACGGACACCTCCGCCCGGGACCGGGTCATCGCCGAGGGCGACGCCCTGGCGCGGGAGGCCCTGGAGCGCGCCCCCAGCGACTCCGACCTGCTCGGCCTGGCCCTGGAGGACCTCACGTCGAGGGCCATCCGGGAGAGCCGCGAGGGCCGGCCCTCGGACGCCCTGTTCCGGGAGGGGGAGACCCTGTTCGCGCGCGCCATGGTGCTGCATCCCGGCGATCCGGGCCTCGTGGAATCCTACGGCCGGCTCCGCATGCGGTACGGCGTCCACCTGGGAAGCCACGGCGGGGATCCGCGCCCCGTCTACCGGGAGACCATCGCGCTCCTGGAGCGGGTGCCGCGCATCGTGTCCTCGGACAGCCTGTCCCTGCCCCTGAACTGGCTCTTCCTGGCCGGGGCCCAGGCGGCGCGGGGGGAGGATCCCCGGCCCGCGCTGGCCCGGGCCCGGGCGGGCTTCCCGGACCAGACCCCCGATATCGCGGAGGCCGGCCTGGTGGAGGCCCGCTTCCTGGACGCGCGGGGCCAGGACCCCAGGCCCGCCCTGCGGGCGGCCCTGGTCGCTGTTGACCGGTTGCTTGGCGGGGCCCAGGTGCAGGCCTTCTACCCCCTCCAGATCCGGGGGGAGATCCTCGGCCACCTGGCCCGCTGGGAGGCCGCCCATGGGGTGGATCCGGCCCCCACCATGGCCGCGGCCCGGGAGGCCACCGCCCGCAGCCTCGCCATCAAGGGGGGCAATGTCTTCGCCCTCTGGGACCACGCCCTCCTGGAGGCCCTGGAGGCGGAGCGCCGGGCCGGGCGGGGCGAGCCCTGGGAGGCGCCCTGGGCCGCGGCCCAGGCCTCGGCCCGCGCGGCCCAGGAGGCGCGCGCGGACCATTTCCGGAGCGCCTGGATCGTGGCGGAAGTGTGGCTGGCCCGGGCGCGGATCCTGGACCGGCTGGGCCGGGACCCGGAGGCCGCCCTGGCGGAGGCGGCCCGCGCGGCCCGGCGGGGCCTGGGCATCCACGCGGCCAGCTTCGAACTGCGCCTGACCCTGGCCGAGGTGCGCCGGCGCCAGGGCCGTCCCGCGGACGCGGAGCGGGAGGCGCGGGCCGGGCTGCGCGCCAAGCCCGACGCCGTGGCCCTCTGGCGGGAACTGGCCCGGGCCCTGGACCTGCAGCGGCGGAGCCCGGAGGAGGCCCTGGCGCGGATCCGGGCCCTCAACCCCGGCGGGCAGGCCGAGGGTCAGTGGACCTCGTAG
- a CDS encoding DUF3187 family protein, with product MTRRLAAVLVALGLVGPCACAQEAWPDPGPPATRDLFPLNLLPLTYRPASAVPLRAGETRVAMQVIRANTFEFSDLIKDHLAHETGGRTPVTPAMVAALAAQTSSEPLLYYFDGEVQRTDIHIGRGVGRDLEVGLTLGWQSLDGGFLDGLIEGVHRLGFEQTGRGAIARNQLTLVVLQRGEVITFRQKPIRFQATDPVLSFVWRACARDGWSLSATGALQVPLVSFEGHIRTTWDFSTGLLVQSPVRDGWSLNGGVAYLRRGTQGGFRAANPFLVKDQAAGHVGIQYEGWRRVRPYLVLLYHDGLLVGRTSAALDQPALNHDLGVHIRIARNAALTLGYINNITHNENTADMAFEVRVSAKF from the coding sequence GTGACGCGACGCCTCGCCGCGGTCCTCGTCGCCCTGGGGCTGGTCGGGCCCTGCGCCTGCGCGCAGGAGGCCTGGCCGGACCCGGGTCCTCCGGCCACCCGGGACCTCTTCCCCCTCAACCTCCTGCCGCTCACGTACCGGCCCGCCTCCGCCGTGCCCCTCCGGGCCGGGGAGACCCGGGTCGCGATGCAGGTGATCCGGGCGAACACCTTCGAATTCTCGGATCTCATCAAGGATCACCTCGCCCATGAAACGGGGGGCCGGACCCCCGTGACGCCGGCCATGGTCGCGGCCCTGGCGGCGCAGACGTCGTCGGAACCCCTCCTCTACTACTTCGACGGGGAGGTGCAGCGCACGGATATCCACATCGGCCGCGGCGTCGGCCGGGACCTGGAAGTGGGGCTCACCTTAGGGTGGCAGAGCCTGGACGGAGGTTTCCTGGACGGGCTCATCGAAGGGGTGCACCGCCTGGGCTTCGAACAGACGGGCCGGGGCGCCATCGCCCGGAACCAGCTCACCCTCGTGGTCCTCCAGCGGGGCGAGGTGATCACCTTCCGCCAGAAGCCCATCCGCTTCCAGGCCACGGATCCGGTGCTGAGCTTCGTCTGGCGGGCCTGCGCGCGGGACGGCTGGTCCCTCTCCGCCACCGGGGCCCTCCAGGTGCCCCTGGTGAGCTTCGAAGGGCACATCCGCACGACCTGGGACTTCAGCACCGGGCTCCTGGTCCAGTCGCCGGTCCGGGACGGCTGGTCCTTGAACGGCGGCGTGGCCTACCTGCGGCGCGGCACCCAGGGCGGCTTCCGCGCCGCCAATCCCTTCCTCGTGAAGGACCAGGCGGCGGGGCACGTGGGGATCCAGTACGAAGGCTGGCGGCGGGTCCGCCCCTACCTGGTGCTGCTGTACCACGATGGCCTGCTGGTGGGCCGGACCTCGGCGGCCCTGGACCAGCCCGCCCTGAACCACGACCTGGGCGTCCACATCCGGATCGCCCGCAACGCGGCGCTGACCCTGGGCTACATCAACAACATCACCCACAACGAGAACACCGCGGACATGGCCTTCGAGGTCCGGGTGTCGGCGAAGTTCTGA
- a CDS encoding DNA-binding transcriptional response regulator produces MALIPTRRLIQRSTRFDAVPQGPRVLFVDGEPALCDLTVAVLEALGHPCEAFSDPGSALGWLGARPGRVDLVLAGADPEGLAFAADVARLRGDLPVILCVAPGIEPTLPLPANVAGLLPLPLDGTGLGPALRAALAQARPARPDYGFPPLRREA; encoded by the coding sequence ATGGCCCTGATCCCCACCCGACGCCTGATCCAGCGGTCCACCCGCTTCGACGCGGTTCCCCAGGGCCCCAGGGTCCTCTTCGTGGACGGCGAACCGGCCCTCTGCGACCTCACGGTCGCGGTGCTGGAGGCCCTGGGCCACCCCTGCGAGGCCTTTTCCGACCCCGGGTCCGCCCTCGGCTGGCTTGGCGCGCGACCCGGTCGCGTGGACCTGGTCCTGGCCGGGGCGGACCCGGAGGGCCTGGCCTTCGCCGCCGACGTGGCCCGCCTCCGCGGCGACCTTCCGGTGATCCTCTGCGTGGCCCCCGGGATCGAGCCCACCCTGCCCCTGCCCGCGAACGTGGCGGGGCTCCTCCCCCTGCCCCTGGACGGCACGGGCCTCGGCCCTGCCCTCCGCGCGGCCCTGGCCCAGGCCCGCCCCGCCCGGCCGGACTACGGATTCCCGCCCCTGCGCCGGGAGGCCTGA
- a CDS encoding alpha/beta hydrolase family protein: protein MLRFLGSALALAACLSAQEAPDARIRHLEAQVEDLRWELDQVRKTADDALFALRLSDVAVVDKVTLTGPPNPKGAETYGIRNERHPLRIYAHTFVPKGLDTARKHPCIVLSHGGVHADFGTYHAHIVREMVGQGWIVVAPEYRGSTGHGKGLHDAIDYGGLENDDVVACRDWAVEELPVDPARVALVGWSHGGMISLMAGFDHPDKFACIYAGVPVSDLLARVGYAGEEYRDPKVLRSMFGKDPGDDVELLKRRSPAWNVHKLKLPLMVTSTTNDRDVNVVEVEQLITHLKAAGKDFTWKIEQDAPGGHGWDRIDTSYARKARKAMYAFLRKHLAR, encoded by the coding sequence GTGCTCCGTTTCCTTGGTTCCGCCCTGGCGCTGGCCGCCTGTTTATCGGCCCAGGAGGCCCCGGACGCGCGCATCCGCCACCTGGAGGCCCAGGTGGAGGACCTCCGGTGGGAGCTGGACCAGGTCCGGAAGACCGCCGACGACGCCCTCTTCGCGCTCCGCCTGTCGGACGTCGCGGTGGTGGACAAGGTCACCCTCACCGGCCCGCCCAATCCCAAGGGGGCCGAGACCTACGGCATCCGGAACGAGCGCCACCCCCTGCGCATCTACGCGCACACCTTCGTGCCCAAGGGCCTCGACACGGCCCGCAAGCACCCGTGCATCGTCCTCAGCCACGGCGGGGTGCACGCCGACTTCGGCACCTACCACGCCCACATCGTCCGGGAGATGGTCGGCCAGGGCTGGATCGTCGTGGCCCCCGAGTACCGCGGCTCCACCGGCCACGGCAAGGGCCTCCACGACGCCATCGACTACGGCGGCCTCGAGAACGACGATGTCGTCGCGTGCCGCGACTGGGCGGTGGAGGAGCTCCCCGTCGACCCCGCGCGCGTGGCCCTCGTCGGCTGGAGCCACGGCGGCATGATCAGCCTCATGGCCGGCTTCGATCACCCGGACAAGTTCGCGTGCATCTACGCGGGCGTGCCGGTCTCCGACCTCCTGGCGCGGGTCGGCTACGCGGGCGAGGAGTACCGGGATCCCAAGGTGCTCCGCAGCATGTTCGGCAAGGACCCCGGCGACGACGTCGAGCTCCTCAAGCGCCGCAGCCCCGCCTGGAACGTCCACAAGCTCAAGCTGCCCCTGATGGTCACGAGCACCACCAACGACCGGGACGTGAACGTCGTGGAGGTGGAGCAGCTGATCACCCACCTCAAGGCGGCCGGCAAGGATTTCACGTGGAAGATCGAGCAGGATGCCCCCGGCGGCCACGGCTGGGACCGCATCGACACCTCGTACGCCCGCAAGGCCCGGAAGGCGATGTACGCCTTCCTCCGCAAGCACCTCGCCCGCTGA
- a CDS encoding PAS domain S-box protein, with protein sequence MPLLNRIPIKSQLRLVVLIMGLPMAGLILFLGLKARQRAVEDATRDLARLGDAVRAEQAGQVASTRQLLTVLAHLPIIRNREAKPVARLFEDLCARNPALSNLGVADRSGRVWAAAVPSSAPFQIGDRRYFQQALRRGRLASGEYVVSRATGRPSLNFGFPVVDAAGQVTDILSIGFHLESFKGVLERSRMPSGAILTFVDHRGVILYRAPDALGRVGTPFDARTMAEIQGFPDEEIHVGRSALLGERRIILTYKLRLEGETEPYLIIRGGIPLDAVLAGANRSILRNLSFMGLVWLLAFLAANAVAKRSILAPVGTLREASLRLARGEGRGAIADRIQGGELGELAATFDDMARQLRHREAALEESNARLEATLALAFDGYWSNDAEGRILDVNDAYCRITGWSREEIVGRFIPEFDVLDSVETVRERIALSRREGVIQFRSRHRKADGSRAEVEVRVALDPRTDRCLCFFRDITAALRAEEALRASEERFEVAFEASPDAISLSTLQEGRYLLVNEGFCAVSGRTREEVVGQLAVDLGIWLDPQERDQWVTQLRASGQVASMEVRLCRKDGTPFDALLSARVIRLGGEDVCLSVTRDITPLKRAAAERRRLEAELDHFQKLESLGRLAGGVAHDMNNTLAAILAVTEVLRIQRAGDAALMGSVSLVEQAAGRGREMVKSLLGFTRKEITQPVPVDVNAMVRQEMGLLDRTLLKKYELVMDLAEDLPAITGEPGSLGGALMNLCVNAADAMPGGGRLRIVTRRGPAGWVELVVEDTGEGMTPEVLRRAMEPFYTTKPTGKGTGLGLSQVFNTARAHGGYLRLESEPGQGTRAILGLACDSGPAPAAGSGPAPRERAPMDILLVDDEDLIRSALPPLLEAHGHRVRAVPGGREALRELDRAGAPDLVLLDMNMPEMNGLETLGAIRARFPSLPILVGTGYLEREAEEVLEADPRAGAITKPYTVEEIGRALDGLEAG encoded by the coding sequence ATGCCTCTCCTGAACCGCATCCCCATCAAGAGCCAGCTGCGGCTGGTGGTGCTGATCATGGGCCTGCCCATGGCGGGCCTGATCCTGTTCCTGGGGTTGAAGGCGCGGCAGCGGGCCGTGGAGGACGCCACCCGGGACCTGGCCCGGCTGGGGGACGCGGTGCGCGCGGAGCAGGCGGGGCAGGTGGCCTCCACCCGGCAGCTCCTCACCGTCCTGGCCCACCTGCCGATCATCCGGAACCGCGAGGCGAAACCCGTCGCCCGGCTTTTCGAGGATCTCTGCGCCCGGAACCCCGCCCTCTCCAACCTCGGCGTGGCGGACCGCTCGGGCCGGGTCTGGGCCGCCGCCGTGCCCTCCAGCGCGCCCTTCCAGATCGGCGACCGGCGCTATTTCCAGCAGGCGCTGCGCCGCGGGCGCCTGGCCTCCGGGGAATACGTGGTGTCCCGGGCCACGGGCCGGCCCAGCCTCAACTTCGGCTTTCCTGTCGTGGACGCGGCGGGGCAGGTCACGGACATCCTCTCCATCGGCTTCCACCTGGAGAGCTTCAAGGGGGTCCTGGAGCGGAGCCGCATGCCTTCCGGGGCCATCCTGACCTTCGTGGACCACCGGGGCGTCATCCTCTACCGGGCCCCGGACGCCCTCGGCCGCGTCGGCACCCCCTTCGACGCCAGGACCATGGCCGAGATCCAGGGCTTCCCGGACGAGGAGATCCACGTCGGGCGCTCCGCGCTCCTGGGGGAACGGCGCATCATCCTCACGTACAAGCTGCGCCTGGAGGGGGAGACGGAGCCCTACCTGATCATCCGGGGGGGCATCCCCCTGGACGCGGTGCTGGCCGGGGCCAACCGCAGCATCCTGCGCAACCTGTCCTTCATGGGCCTGGTGTGGCTCCTGGCCTTCCTCGCCGCCAACGCCGTGGCCAAGCGGTCCATCCTGGCCCCGGTGGGCACCCTGCGGGAGGCCTCCCTGCGCCTGGCGCGGGGGGAGGGCCGCGGGGCGATCGCGGACCGCATCCAGGGGGGGGAACTGGGGGAGCTGGCCGCCACCTTCGACGACATGGCCCGGCAGCTGCGGCATCGGGAGGCCGCCCTCGAGGAGAGCAACGCGCGCCTGGAGGCGACCCTGGCCCTGGCCTTCGACGGCTACTGGTCCAACGATGCGGAGGGCCGGATCCTGGACGTGAACGACGCCTATTGCCGCATCACCGGCTGGAGCCGGGAGGAGATCGTGGGGCGCTTCATCCCCGAGTTCGATGTGCTGGATTCGGTCGAGACCGTCCGGGAACGCATCGCCCTGTCCCGCCGGGAGGGGGTGATCCAGTTCCGGTCCCGGCACCGGAAGGCCGACGGCTCCCGGGCGGAGGTGGAGGTGCGGGTGGCGCTGGATCCCCGCACGGACCGCTGCCTCTGCTTCTTCCGGGACATCACGGCCGCCCTCCGGGCCGAGGAGGCGCTGCGGGCCTCGGAGGAGCGCTTCGAGGTGGCGTTCGAGGCCAGCCCCGACGCCATTTCCCTCTCCACCCTCCAGGAGGGCCGGTACCTCCTGGTCAACGAGGGCTTCTGCGCCGTCTCCGGGCGCACCCGGGAGGAGGTGGTCGGCCAGTTGGCCGTCGACCTGGGCATCTGGCTGGATCCCCAGGAACGGGATCAATGGGTGACCCAGCTGCGGGCCTCGGGGCAGGTGGCCTCCATGGAGGTGCGCCTGTGCCGGAAGGACGGGACGCCCTTCGACGCCCTCCTGTCCGCGCGCGTGATCCGCCTGGGGGGCGAGGACGTGTGCCTCTCGGTCACCCGGGACATCACCCCGCTGAAGCGGGCCGCGGCGGAGCGGCGGCGGCTGGAGGCGGAGCTGGACCACTTCCAGAAACTGGAGAGCCTGGGCCGTCTGGCGGGGGGCGTGGCCCACGACATGAACAACACCCTCGCGGCCATCCTGGCCGTGACGGAAGTCCTCCGCATCCAGCGCGCCGGGGACGCCGCGCTGATGGGCTCCGTGTCCCTGGTGGAGCAGGCCGCGGGCCGCGGCCGCGAGATGGTGAAGTCCCTCCTGGGCTTCACCCGCAAGGAGATCACCCAGCCGGTGCCGGTGGACGTGAACGCCATGGTGCGCCAGGAGATGGGGCTCCTGGACCGCACCCTCCTGAAGAAGTACGAGCTCGTCATGGACCTGGCCGAGGACCTCCCCGCCATCACCGGAGAGCCGGGAAGCCTGGGCGGAGCGCTGATGAACCTGTGCGTGAACGCCGCGGACGCCATGCCCGGGGGAGGCCGGCTGCGCATCGTCACCCGGCGGGGACCCGCGGGCTGGGTGGAGCTGGTCGTCGAGGACACCGGGGAGGGCATGACTCCCGAGGTGCTGCGGCGGGCCATGGAGCCCTTCTACACCACCAAACCCACGGGGAAGGGCACCGGGCTGGGCCTATCCCAGGTGTTCAACACCGCCCGGGCCCACGGCGGCTACCTGCGCCTGGAGAGCGAGCCCGGGCAGGGGACCCGGGCCATCCTGGGCCTCGCCTGCGACAGCGGCCCGGCCCCGGCGGCCGGCTCCGGCCCCGCGCCCCGGGAACGCGCGCCCATGGACATCCTCCTGGTGGACGACGAGGATCTCATCCGCAGCGCCCTCCCGCCCCTCCTGGAGGCCCACGGCCACCGGGTGCGCGCCGTGCCCGGGGGCCGGGAGGCCCTGCGGGAGCTGGACCGGGCCGGGGCGCCGGACCTGGTGCTCCTGGACATGAACATGCCCGAAATGAACGGCCTGGAGACCCTGGGGGCCATCCGGGCCCGGTTCCCGTCCCTGCCGATCCTGGTGGGCACCGGGTACCTGGAGCGGGAGGCCGAGGAGGTCCTGGAGGCCGATCCGCGGGCCGGCGCCATCACCAAGCCCTACACGGTCGAGGAGATCGGCCGCGCCCTGGACGGCCTGGAGGCGGGGTGA